AATGTGTAGCGCCTCTTTAAAAAATAAGTAAGCCTGGCTTCTCAAATTCCGGAAATATGCGCAAACTTTTAAAATACAAATTTATAAAACGTAATAAAATTTAATAATATTACGTATCCCTTGCTGGCAGTATATTTCAATGGATTTTAGTGATATGTATAAACTACACAAATTTGTTATCGTTATCGGTAACGTTTGCGTAAATAAAGTGCTTATAACAGTCTGTAAATTGTTCTAATCTATGCAGTCTTACGGGTAAATTTTAATAACTTGCCGAGCTATTTCATTAGCTTTTAACGAATATATGAGCATCTCTACTTTGTTCTCTCTTAAAAATAAAAAAGCACTTGTAACCGGTTGCAATAAAGGCATCGGTAAAGCGATGGCAATTGCTTTAGCAGAAGCAGGCGCAGATATAATTGGAGTGTCAGGTTCTATGCCCTTGAGTGGAAGCGAAGTAGGCAACGAAATTGAGAAAGCCGGGCAAAAATTTTATCCTTACCAGGCTGACTTTGGTAATAGAGAGGCGTTAAAAAATTTTATTACAAAAGTTCAGGCAGAGCATCCTGTAATTGATATTTTGGTGAACAATGCCGGCATTATTATGCGGGCACCTGCTGCAGAACATAGTGATGAATACTGGGATAAAGTGATCAATGTAAATTTAGACGCACAATTCATACTAACACGTGAGATCGGTAAGAAAATGATAGAACAGGGAAGCGGTAAAATTATTTTCACAGCTTCCTTATTAAGTTTCCAGGGAGGTATTACCGTTCCGGGATATGCAGCAAGCAAAGGCGCTATCGCCAGCTTGATAAAAGCATTTGCCAACGAATGGGCTTCAAAAGGAGTAAACATAAACGGTATTGCTCCGGGATATATTGCTACCGATAATACGGAGGCTTTGCGTAACGATCCGGAAAGAAGCAAATCGATCTTAAGCAGGATACCTGCCGGTCGTTGGGGGGAACCGGATGATTTTAAAGGAACGATCATCTTTTTAGCATCAAAAGCGTCCGATTACGTTAATGGTAGTATTGTTACCGTGGATGGCGGCTGGATGGGACGATAAGTATAATTAAAAAAAATTAAAGATAAATGGAACAACGTTTTGCGAATGGGAAGAAGGAAGTAAAGCAGATGGATACAACTGAACTGCGGGAGAATTTTTTAATAGAAAAGATCTTCACGGCAGACCAATTCAATTTTGTGTATTCGCATTACGATAGAGTGATCATCGGTGGTGTAATGCCCGTAAACAAAACTGTGCAGTTACCTGTATACGAAAACTTAAAAGCAGCTTATTTTTTGGAAAGAAGAGAAATAGGGATTATCAATATCGGTGGAGATGGTGAGATTAAAGTGAATGATAAAGTTTACACGCTAAGTAAATTGGATTGTTTGTATGTGGGCAAAGGAAATGAAAAAGTTACTTTCAAAAGCTTGAAGAAAAACAATCCTGCTAAATTCTATTTGTTATCAGCACCTGCACATCATGCTTATAAAGTGCAGTTCATGAAAAAAGAAAAAGCTTCACCGTTGGATCTGGGCTCTGTTGAAACCGCCAATCAACGTACGGTGTATAAATACATTCATGCAGACGGTTTAAAAAGTTGCCAATTGGTGATGGGCTTAACCGTTCTAAAAACAGGCAGTGTTTGGAATACCATTCCAACACATACGCATGATCGTAGAATGGAAGCATATTTATATTTTGATGTTCCGGAAAATCATCGGGTTTTTCATTTTATGGGAGAGCCTAATGAAACACGTCATATTTTGGTAGCCAGCGATCAGGCGCTTATTTCACCGCCATGGTCAATTCATTCCGGTGCAGGCACAAGTAATTATTCATTCATTTGGGGAATGGCCGGAGAAAATTATGTATACACTGATATGGATGTAATCGATATAAAAGATGTGCGATAAAACTTGTTGCCTTAGTGCCTCATTGCCTATAAAATAAAACACAATGAAAAGAACTTTAACGATTGTATTGCTCGTAATAACTGCTTTTGCTTTTCGTCCTTCTGAAAAAAAAGTGAGCATCTTTTTAGTGGGCGATTCTACCATGGCAGATCAACCTACTGATGAAAATCCACAAAGAGGTTGGGGGCAATTATTTCCAAAGTATTTTACAGATGAAGTAGAGATAAAAAACTTTGCCAAAAACGGAAGAAGCACAAAAAGCTTTATCACTGAAGGCAGATGGGACAGCGTGTTGAACCAATTGCAACCTGGCGATTGGGTGTTTTTACAGTTTGGTCATAATGATAGCAAGATAGAAGATACTACCCGTTATGCAGCGCCACAAACAACCTACAAAACAAACCTTACGCGGTTTATAAATGAAGCTCGCAGTAAAGGTGCTATTCCTGTATTAATAACGCCGGTGAATAGACGCAAATTTGATGCTGATGGAAAATTCGTTGACCAACACGGAGAATATCCTGGTGTAGTAAGAGCATTGGCACAACAATTAAAAGTTACGTTAATTGATCTTCATAAAAGCAGCCAGACTTTGTTAGAACAAAAAGGCGTGGAAGGAAGTAAGAACTTGTTCCTCTTTATTCCTGAAAATCATTTTAAAAAATACAAAGGCAAAGAAGAAGACAATACACACTTTACAGAATATGGTGCAGAGAGTGTAGCATCATTGGTTTGTGCTGATATTAAAAAACAAAACTTAGCCATTGCCAAATATTTAAAACCTTCTGACTTTAAAGAAAAAGATGCATTTGAATTGCCTAAAATTTATGTTCCTCATTTTAAGTTAGATACTTTTTATGTTACAAACTATGGTGCTAAAGCTGATGGTGTGACATTAAATACAAAAGCTATTAACGATGCTATCGCTGATGCAAATACAAAAGGAGGAGGAACGGTTGTTATTCCAAGAGGCTTATGGTCAACAGGTCCGATTGTAATGAAGAGTAATGTAAATCTTCATTTAGATGCTGGTGCATTAGTTGCATTCACAAATGATTTTACGCAATATCCTTTAGTAAAATCTGATTTTGAAGGTGTGGCAGCAGCTCGTTGTCAATCGCCTATCACTGCAGAGAATTTAACAAATATCGCTATCACGGGTAAAGGAGTTTTTGATGGTAATGGTGCCGCCTGGAGACCAATTAAAAAATCAAAAATGATCGATGCGGATTGGAAACGTTTAGTAACAAAAGGAGTAGTGAGTGACGATAAAACATGGTTCCCATCTGCAAAAGCATTAAAGGGTTATAACGATAAAAACATTGGTAAGTTAGATGGAGGCAAACAACTCAGCGATTTCGAAGACATCAAAGATTTTTTGCGTCCTAACTTTTTCAGAATAGCACTTTGTAAAAATGTGTTGTTAGATGATATCACCGTACAGAATTCTCCGGCTTGGAACTTACACATACTTATTGATGAAGATGTAACTGTGCACAATGTAAAAGTTAAAAACCCATGGAACGCACAAAATACGGATGCGATCGATATTGAAAGCAGCAAGAACGTACGATTAGAAGGCTGCATTTTTGACACAGGCGATGATGGCATTTGTATTAAATCAGGTCGTGATGAAGAAGGAAGAAAACGCGGCATTCCAACAGAAAATGTTATTGTAGATAATTGTATCGTGTATCATGCACATGGTGGTTTTGTAGTAGGAAGCGAAATGAGCGGCGGTGCAAAAAATCTCTATGTAAGCAATACAACTTTCATGGGTACAGATGTTGGGCTTCGCTTCAAATCTACAAGAGGTCGTGGCGGTGTGGTTGAAAATATTTACGCTAATAATATTAACATGAAAGATATTTTGGGTGATGCAATTTTCTTTGATGTGTATTACCAGGCTAAAGACCCTGTTCCTTCTTCTACCGCCGATGCGGGTCCGCCACCTGCAATAGAAATGAAACCGGTTGATGAAGGCACTCCATTATTTCAAAATTTCTTTATAAGAAATATTACTTGCGATGGCGCTGATGATGGAATTTATTTACGTGGCTTACCGGAAATGAATATCAAAAACGTTGTTATCGAAAATGCGGTATTGCAAGCTACTAAAGGTATCTATTGTGAAGAAGCGAGCGGCATTACGTTTAAGAATATCGATCTTATTTCTGATAATACCAACCCGGTTATCTTCATTCAAAACAGCAACACTATTTGTTTGGACGATATTAAATACAAACCAGATGCGGATTTATTGTTAAGCATCAATGGCGACAGAACAAAAAATATTCGTTTGCTAAATACAGATATATCAAAAGCAAAGAAGCAAACTCAGTTTGCGAACAACACGAATGCAAAGGTTTTAACCAATAAGTAAAAATGAAAAGAGTATCTATTTTTTATTCTTTGCATAAGCCCGTCCTTAGGATGGGGTGGGGAGGTTTTTTATCAAAGCGTAGTATTGTTGGTGCGTTTATGCTTTGTTTGCTTGCCGGTAATAGTATTGCGCAAACAAAAACCATTCAATCTCCTGTTCCTTTATCAGAGCAATTGGCAAAAACAACTATGTCCATTTGGAAAGATTCAATGGCGTTTAAAAAAGATCGTCCTGCAGAATGGAGTTACGAACAAGGTGTTGTTTATAAAGGATTGGAAGATGTCTGGAAAAAAACAGGAAATGGAGACTACTTCAAGTACATTCAAAAGAACATCGATTTTTTTGTTCGTAAAGACGGGAGCATTCGTACGTACAAATTAGATGATTACAATTTAGATAATATCTGTCCCGGCAGAGGCATACTAACGTTATACAATACACTAAGTGACAACAATAAATATTTTCGTGCCATTACATTGTTAAAAGAGCAATTGAATTATCAGCCTAAGACAAGTGAAGGTGGTTATTGGCACAAGCAACGTTATCCCAGCCAGATGTGGTTGGATGGTGTTTATATGGCAGAGCCTTTTCATGCTGAATACGCAAAACGGTTTAATAATCCACAGATATTTGAAGAGATAGCAAAGCAGTTTTTCTTGATTGAAGAACATGCAAGAGATAAAAAAACAGGATTGTATTACCACGGTTGGGATGAAAGCCGTAAAGAAAGATGGGCTGATCCACAGACGGGTTTGTCTGCTAATTTCTGGGGACGTTCTGTTGGCTGGTATGCAATGGCATTAGTAGATGTACTGGATTATTTTCCTAAAGACAATCCAAATTACGATTCATTAGTACACATCGTCAAAAACTTAGCAGTTGCTATTGTAAAAGTGCAAGACCCAAAAACAGGACTTTGGTGGCAGGTATTGAATAAACCGAATGAAAAAGATAATTACCTGGAATCATCTGCATCCTGCATGTTCGTATATGCGTTGGCGAAAGCCGTTCGTAAAGGTTATATCAGCCAATCATATTATATGCAGGCATTAAAAGGGTATACCGGCATAAAGTCTAATTTCATTTCTGTTGATTCCACAACCGGTTTAATAAATTTGACTAAAGTATGCGCCGTAGCAGGATTAGGCGGAAAGCCTTACCGTGATGGAAGCTATGATTATTATATCAATGAACCTGTTGTTTCCAACGATCCTAAAGGCTTGGGTGCTGCAATGATGATGGCAACCGAAGTGGAGTCTATTTCTCAATCAGGTATAGGGAGAAATAAAAATGTTTTATTAGATAGTTATTACAATAACGAGAAAAAAACTGACGAAGCAACAGGACAAACCATCTCATGGCATTATAAATGGGATGAAACGCCTAACAGTGGTTTCTCATTCCTCGGAGGCATCTTCAATAGCTATGGCGCTACAACATCAACTTTATATGAAGCGCCAACTGCTGCCAACTTAAAAAATGCAGACATCTACATTATTGTTGATCCTGATATTCCTAAAGAAAATCCTAATACAAAATATATTGAACCGGGTGATACAACTGCTATTATAAACTGGGTAAAAGGAGGAGGTGTTTTAGTTATCTTATTAAATGATACCGGCAACGCAGAGTTTGATCATACAAATGCATTAACAAAATCATTCGGCATTCAATTTAATAAAGACAGTCGTAATCATGTTGATGCCAATAAGTTTGAAATGGGAAAGATAACCGGTCAACCGCCGCTTTTCAGAAAAGCGAAAAACTTATACTTAAAAGAAATAAGTACGTTAACAGTTAAAGCTCCTGCAATGGCGTTATTGAAAGATAACAATGACATTATTATGGCTTCTGCTAAAATAGGTAAGGGAACTGTGTTTGCCGTTGGCGATCCGTGGTTATATAATGAATATGTAGATGGCAGAAAGCTGCCTGCGGAATATCAAAACTTTACAGCAGCGCAGGAACTGGCGCAATGGTTATTGCGGCAAGTTCCTTTTAAAATAAACAGTTTATTAAAACAAGGTAGTTTAATAAAAAACAAATGATAAAGCGTTTATACATATTGGTACTGGTTGCTTTATCCTTAATAGGATATAACAGTAGCGTGTATGCGCAAAAAACACTTGTTGTTGCAACAGATGGCAGCGGCGATTTTAAATCGATACAAGCTGCTATAAACAGTTTGCCCGACTCGGCTTCATCGCAACGCATCATCTTTATAAAAAAAGGAGTGTATAAAGAGAAGCTCTTTATAGAAAAGAATTTTATCACGTTAAAAGGAGAGGAGGTAGCCGCTACAACCATTACTTATTCCGAAGCACGTGATATTTTCCGTTGCACAAATAATGATGATTGGGGTGTTGCTACTATCAATATGAAAGGCAGCGATATCGTAATGGAAAATCTAACAGTATTGAATACTTATGGTTTTGATGCTAAAGGAGATTCAATTATTGCTTGTCCTGCGGATTCTATTACCGGTAAAAAAACAGTTAAGCGTAATGGTCACCAAATGGCATTGCGTAGTTTTAATACAACACGATTGATCGTTCGTAATTGTGTATTCAGAGCCTTTGGCGGTGATACCGTTAGTCCATGGAATGTAGATGCAGGAATGTTTTATTTTTCTAATTGTACAATGGAAGGCGGCGTAGATTTTTATTGCCCGAGAGGCTGGGCACTGGCAGAGAATTGCAAGTTTATTTGTCATAGTAAAGAAGCGGCTATCTGGCATGACGGTTCAAAAAACAAATCGTCTAAAACAGTGTTGATCAATTGTAGTTTTAGTGGCGATGATGGGTTTAAATTAGGACGTTATCACAGAGATGCGCAATTCTATTTGATCAATTGTACATTTCCATCCAATATGGCTGATTCGGATATTTATCAGCGTGCTGCAAATCCGCCCAATGTTATTCAATGGGGTAAAAGAGTATTCTATAATAACTGTCATCGCATAGGTGGAGATTATGCATGGTTCAAAAATAATTTTCCTGATTCATTAGGAGTGAATGATATTAATGTGCCTTGGGTATATGATTATAAATGGAATCCGAAACCTGATGGCAGAAATACATTTGAACCCAGGAATTTGGATGATACAGATCGGATAGCAGATAATATGTTATTGTATCAACGTGAAAATGGGGGATGGCCAAAACACTTCCAGGAATTGAATGTTGACTATACCAAAGATCTTGCGGCAGAGCAAAAAGATGAATTGCAAAAAGGTTACGAAGCCGGCTTGGATGCAACCATTGATAATGACGCTACAACTAAAGAGATCCGCTATTTGGTAAAAGTATACAATCGTACAGGTAACAGTAAATATTTAAGAGCAGCACAACATGGGATTGATTATTTATTAAAGGCGCAATATGCAAATGGGGGATGGCCGCAGTTTTATCCTGACTCCAGCAGCTATCGGAATGAGATAACTTATAACGATAATGCCATGGTAAATGCCTTAAATATATTGCAGGATGTGGTAGATGGAGCGAATGGATTTAACGCAATCGATGCCGAATATATTTCCCTATGTAAACCCGCTGTGGAACGGGGAATTAGTTGTATCTTAAAGACACAGATCAAGCAAAAAGGCGTATTAACCGTATGGTGCGCTCAATATAATGCCCGTACTTTGCAGCCCGCTAAAGCCAGGACGTTTGAATTGGCTTCTTTGAGCGGTGCAGAGTCGGTTGGAATTGTTCGTTTTTTGATGAGAGTAAAAACGCCATCAAGAGAAATCATTGAGTCGGTAACAGATGCGGTGAACTGGTTTAAGAAAACAAAAATTGCAGGCTATAAGTTTGTTGAAATAAAAGCTCCGAAAGAGCAAACAGGAAGAGATAAGATCCTTGTGCCCGATAGCACTTCTACTATATGGGCAAGATTTTACGGGTTAGATGATAATCAACCATTCTTCTGCGGAAGAGATGGAGTAAGAAAAAAGACATTAGCTGAAATAGAGAATGAAAGAAGAGCAGGATATCAATGGTATGGAACATGGCCGGAGAATTTAGTGAACAAGGAATATCCAAAGTGGTTGAAAGCATTGCAACTTTCTTCTGCAAAAGAAAAGATGGCAAAGAATAAGTAGTAAAAAAGAAAAATAATCAAACCAAATAAATTAAACGTGTAGAGATGATAGTATCTAAATTTAACCTTAAAAATATTCAATGCAATGATTTGATAATTCCCGATCAGTCATTGTTTGAATTGCCTGAAAAAGTATTGCAATTCGGAACCGGCGTATTATTACGTGGATTGCCTGATTACTTTATTGATAAAGCCAATCGCCAGGGGAAATTCAATGGAAGAATTGTTGTGGTTAAATCTACAGATGGTGGCGATGGTGCAGCATTTGATAAGCAGGATGGTTTATATACGCTTTGTGTTCGTGGAATTGAAAACGGTAAAGTAGTAGAAGAGAATATTTTGAATTCATCTATAAGTCGTGTATTGTCTGCTAAAAGTGATTGGAAGGCAGTGAAAGAATGTGCACATAATCCTGAATTGCAGATCGTAATTTCCAATACAACGGAAGTGGGTATAGAATTAGTGAGTGATGATATACGTATTCATCCACCTGTATCATTTCCCGGAAAATTGTTAGCGTTTTTACATGAACGTTATAAAGCATTTGCAGGAAGTGAACATTCAGGTTTGGTGATCGTTCCAACAGAATTGATCAGCAACAATGGTAAAAAATTAGAATCAATTGTAATTGAACAAGCTCACTTAAATGGCTTGGACGATGCATTTATAGACTGGTTGGAAAACCACAATACATTCTGCAATACATTGGTAGATAGAATTGTGCCAGGCAAGCCGAGTGCTGCAGCTAAAGAGGCATTACAGAAAAAATTCGGCTATGATGATGATCTGATCACGATGTCGGAAGTATATCGTTTATGGGCAATTGAAGGTGATGAAAAAGTGAAAGCAAAATTATCTTTTGCGGAAGCAGATAGCGGGGTAGTGATTGTTCCGAATATAGATCTATTTAAAGAGCTAAAATTACGTTTACTAAATGGAACGCATACCCTAAGTTGTGGTTTGGCATTTTTAGCAGGTTTTGATACGGTTAAAAAAGCAATGGACGATACAACAGTATCTACGTTCATCAGTAACTTGATGACAAAAGAAATTGCACCGGCAATTCCATATAAAGTGGATGCAAAAGAAGCGCAGGATTTTGCAACAAAAGTATTGGACCGCTTCCGTAATCCAAATATCGAACATCAATGGATCAGCATTACCATGAATTATACGTCTAAGCTGGAAATGCGTGTACTTCCTGTATTACAACAATATTATAAGCTGTTCAATGCTGTGCCGGAGCATTTTGCCTTAGGCTTTGCTGCGTATATGTTATTTAATAAACCGGTAAAGAAAGAGGGAGATGTTTATTACGGAGAATTGAATGGCGTAGCATATCCTATTAAAGATGATAAAGCGGCAACAATGTATAAAAAATGGCAGGAAACAAAATCTTCTGCTATAGCGGAAGCTGTTTTACATGATACGGCATTGTGGGGTGGAACAGACTTGTCTGTATTGCCCGGGTTTGCAGAATCTGTGCAGGAAAAATTGAATGATATTTTAGTGAATGGAATTACTGCTGTAATAAAAGAAACTGAAAATAAAAAAGTGATAGCATAAACAATGAACAAGAAAGTAATTAAGGTTAATGCAGATGATAATGTAATTGTTGCATTAACAGATTTGCAGAAAGGAGAAACAGTTGAATATAATGGCGAATCATTCACGTTGCAAACGGATGTGGCTGCCAAACATAAGTTTGTTACCGGCGATTTAAAAATTGGCGATGAAATACACATGTATGGAGTATTAGTAGGTAAAGCTTCGGAGCCGATTGCAAAAGGAGCACGTATAACAACTACCAATATTAAACATGCAGTATCAGGGGAGTTTGTGGTAAATCAAAATGATGTTAAATGGAACGCTCCTGATGTTTCTAAATGGAAAGGAAAAGAATTTTTAGGATATCATCGCAGCGATGGAAAAGTGGGTACAGCTAATTATTGGTTGGTAGTTCCATTAGTATTTTGTGAAAACAGGAATATTGAAATTTTAAAAGAAGCTTTCTTAAAAGAATTAGGTTTTGCAAAACCTAATAATTATCAGCAACAGGTAAAAGAGTTGGTTAAACTAAAAGAAAGTGGTGCCAGCATGGAAGAGATATTGAACTTCCAGTTTACTGTTGAAGCAAGTACCTCAAATCAAAAATCTGCACAGTTCCCAAATATAGATGGCATTAAATTTTTAACGCATGAAGGCGGTTGTGGTGGTATTCGCCAGGATGCAAATGTATTGTGCAGTTTATTAGCTTCATACATTACACATCCAAACGTAGCAGGAGCAACAGTTTTAAGCTTAGGATGTCAAAATGCACAGATAAGTATTTTGGAAGAAGAAATTGCAAAACGCAATCCAACTTTCGATCGTCCATTATTTATATTGGATCATCAGCAAAGTGGCAGCGAACCAAGATTATTAACCGAAGCAATTAATAAAACATTTGCAGGCTTAGTAAAAGCAAACGAAACAAAGCGTGAACCAGCACCTCTCACTAAATTAACGATTGGCGTAAAATGTGGTGGTAGCGATGGCTTCAGCGGTATCAGCGCAAATCCTGCTGTTGGTTATGTAAGTGATATTATTGTAGGATTAGGCGGAAGTTCAGTATTGGCAGAGTTCCCTGAGTTATGTGGAGTAGAGCAGGAGTTAGTGAATAGAACAGTAAAGAAAGAAGATGCTGAATTCTTTTTACAATTAATGAAAAAGTATGCCGCTAATGCAGCGGCTGTAGGAAGTGGATTTGATATGAATCCATCTCCGGGCAATATTAAAGACGGTTTAATTACAGATGCAATGAAAAGCGCCGGCGCAGCTAAGAAAGGCGGCACTTCGCCAATCGTTGATGTATTGGATTATCCGCAGCAGGTAAAAAATCCTGGTTTGAGTTTATTATGTACGCCGGGCAATGATGTGGAAGCGGTAACAGGTTTGGCTGCAGCTCACAGCAATATCGTGTTGTTCACAACGGGCTTGGGTACGCCGACAGGAAATCCTGTTGCACCAACTATTAAGATCAGCAGCAATACCAAATTGTTCAATAAAATGCACGACATCATTGACGTGAACACAGGTACTGTTATTGAAGGTGATGAAACCATTGAACAGGCAGGTGGGCGTTTGTTTGATTATATATTAAAAGTTGCAAGTGGTGAAGAGATCATCAGTGCTGTTCGTAACGGGCAGGATGATTTTATCCCGTGGAAGCGTGGAGTATCGTTATAAGATTATTTTGATATCAATAGTAGTTCTTTAATCAACATCGTTGTGTCACTCACTTGTCCGGCATAAATTCTATGTAACAAGGTTCACCCAACGAAACAAAGGATACCAAGCTAACAAAGCTATGATCGTTTTCTCTTTGTTTTCTTTGTTCCCTTTGTGTGAAACAAAAAATAAATCAGTGTGTAATGAAAAAATTTCTTGACGAAAATTTCTTATTAGAAAGTAAAACTGCACAGCAGTTGTATCATGACTTTGCAAAACAAATGCCGATAATTGATTATCATAATCACTTGCCTCCAGATCAGATCGCCAACGATATAAACTTTCAAAACCTGACGCAGGTCTGGCTTTATGGTGATCATTACAAATGGCGTGCAATGCGTACAAATGGCGTGCATGAAAGTTATTGCACCGGCGATAAAGATGATTATGCAAAATTTGAAAAATGGGCAGCAACCGTTCCTTATACGTTGCGTAATCCATTATATCATTGGACTCACTTAGAGTTGCAACGCTATTATGGTATCAATAAAATTTTATCGAGCGAAACTGCTAAAGAAATTTATGATGAAGCATCTGCAAAATTGCAGACAGCAGATTATTCCGTTCGCAATTTGTTGCGTATGGCAAATGTAAAAGTGCTATGTACAACAGATGATCCGATCGATTCATTAGAACATCATGCAAAAATTAAAGCAGATGGTTTTGAAATAAAAATATTGCCTGCTTTTCGCCCCGATAAAGCAATGAATGTGGATGATGTTGCAACCTTTAATACATACGTTGATAAAGTAGAAGCTGTATCAAATGTTTCAGTTTCATCTTACGATGATTATCTG
The Ferruginibacter albus DNA segment above includes these coding regions:
- a CDS encoding UxaA family hydrolase, with amino-acid sequence MNKKVIKVNADDNVIVALTDLQKGETVEYNGESFTLQTDVAAKHKFVTGDLKIGDEIHMYGVLVGKASEPIAKGARITTTNIKHAVSGEFVVNQNDVKWNAPDVSKWKGKEFLGYHRSDGKVGTANYWLVVPLVFCENRNIEILKEAFLKELGFAKPNNYQQQVKELVKLKESGASMEEILNFQFTVEASTSNQKSAQFPNIDGIKFLTHEGGCGGIRQDANVLCSLLASYITHPNVAGATVLSLGCQNAQISILEEEIAKRNPTFDRPLFILDHQQSGSEPRLLTEAINKTFAGLVKANETKREPAPLTKLTIGVKCGGSDGFSGISANPAVGYVSDIIVGLGGSSVLAEFPELCGVEQELVNRTVKKEDAEFFLQLMKKYAANAAAVGSGFDMNPSPGNIKDGLITDAMKSAGAAKKGGTSPIVDVLDYPQQVKNPGLSLLCTPGNDVEAVTGLAAAHSNIVLFTTGLGTPTGNPVAPTIKISSNTKLFNKMHDIIDVNTGTVIEGDETIEQAGGRLFDYILKVASGEEIISAVRNGQDDFIPWKRGVSL